The following coding sequences lie in one Leptospiraceae bacterium genomic window:
- a CDS encoding RNA methyltransferase yields MGNSPKQILGKKGCLEFLKLYSKHPEHFEVEKIFVKPNFSKEILKEICKFKLENKIEYKSIDELDQITKENHQGIILYFHEKKEVLISLKNGKSRPPKTIAIKKLLRDYPGIYVLTDNVQDPHNLGSIIRSSEALGAMGIFITGKGARINDTVQKVATSSLIYIPAFEYANALNLILEAKKQSYWILATSPKESEKTIFLYEMHKLPKDQKYILMVGSEGDGIKDILLKEADFWLKIPQLGHTESLNVHQALSITLYKLIEYLYYLS; encoded by the coding sequence ATGGGAAATTCTCCAAAACAAATCTTAGGTAAAAAAGGATGTTTGGAGTTCCTCAAACTTTATTCAAAACATCCTGAACACTTCGAAGTAGAAAAGATTTTTGTAAAACCCAACTTTTCCAAAGAAATCTTAAAAGAAATTTGTAAATTTAAATTAGAAAATAAAATCGAATACAAATCCATTGATGAGCTGGATCAAATTACAAAAGAAAATCATCAAGGTATTATTCTTTACTTTCATGAGAAAAAAGAAGTTTTGATCTCTTTAAAAAACGGAAAATCCAGACCACCAAAAACCATAGCAATCAAAAAACTTCTACGAGATTATCCGGGAATTTACGTTCTTACTGACAATGTTCAAGATCCCCACAACTTAGGAAGTATTATTCGAAGTTCAGAAGCTCTTGGTGCGATGGGAATTTTTATCACAGGGAAAGGAGCTCGCATAAATGACACAGTCCAAAAAGTGGCCACCTCTTCTCTCATCTACATTCCAGCATTTGAATATGCAAATGCTCTTAACCTCATCCTTGAGGCAAAAAAGCAATCCTATTGGATATTAGCTACCTCTCCCAAAGAATCAGAAAAAACCATTTTTCTTTATGAGATGCATAAACTACCCAAAGATCAAAAATACATTTTGATGGTTGGTTCTGAAGGCGATGGCATCAAAGACATCTTATTAAAAGAAGCGGACTTTTGGTTAAAAATCCCTCAACTTGGTCACACCGAATCATTGAACGTCCACCAAGCTTTATCCATCACACTATATAAATTAATAGAATACTTATACTATTTATCCTAA
- a CDS encoding NAD(P)-binding domain-containing protein has protein sequence MEGKIKVCIIGAGASGITVAKAMKDLDIPFDCFEKGSDIGGNWRFGNDNGMSNIYKSLHINTHRDRMQYADFPMPKSYPDFPGHELILKYFQDYVDHFDLRKHIIFRTGVEKVEPIVKEDFVVWKVTTDKNETRFYDAVVVANGHHWFERWPNPPIPGTENFKGVIFHSHKYVDPQNPVNLINKKVVILGMGNSAMDIACELSNKAISKKVILSSRRGAWIIPNYMFGFPTDKFPGLMPPFVPYKIQRSIFSLLYRIAIGDLRKYNLPKPDHKIGEAHPTISQDLLVRMGRGDILYKPMITKYEGKTVFFADGTYEEDVDAVIYCTGYDVKFPFFDDSLIQLLQIQGNDVPLYYRLFTPIFENLFFVGLIQPLGAIMPIAELQGKWIGKYLMNQYQLPQKEKMWKWIEDYRNYVKKRYVASPRHTMQVDFDVFLWHMKKEIKKGEKRAKINPKINVKALSYEFDQAVSKV, from the coding sequence ATGGAAGGCAAAATAAAAGTGTGTATTATTGGTGCCGGAGCTTCAGGAATTACTGTAGCAAAAGCCATGAAGGATCTAGACATTCCTTTCGATTGCTTTGAAAAAGGGAGTGATATTGGAGGAAATTGGAGATTTGGAAATGATAACGGAATGAGTAATATTTATAAATCTTTACATATCAATACACATCGAGACAGAATGCAGTATGCAGATTTTCCCATGCCCAAAAGTTATCCTGACTTCCCAGGACACGAATTAATACTAAAATACTTTCAAGACTACGTTGATCATTTTGATTTGAGAAAGCATATTATATTTCGAACTGGAGTCGAAAAGGTTGAACCAATTGTGAAAGAAGACTTTGTTGTTTGGAAAGTTACTACTGATAAAAACGAAACCCGATTTTACGACGCAGTTGTGGTGGCAAATGGACATCACTGGTTTGAGCGTTGGCCAAATCCTCCTATTCCTGGAACAGAAAACTTCAAAGGGGTGATCTTTCATAGCCATAAATACGTGGACCCACAAAACCCAGTGAACTTAATTAACAAAAAAGTAGTGATCTTAGGGATGGGCAATAGCGCTATGGATATAGCTTGTGAACTTTCCAATAAAGCCATCAGTAAAAAAGTAATCTTATCTTCTCGTAGAGGTGCATGGATCATACCCAACTACATGTTTGGATTTCCTACAGATAAATTTCCTGGATTGATGCCGCCTTTTGTTCCCTATAAAATACAAAGAAGCATTTTTAGTTTGTTGTATAGGATCGCTATTGGAGATTTAAGAAAATACAACCTACCAAAACCAGACCACAAAATTGGAGAAGCTCATCCTACGATTTCACAGGATCTTCTTGTTCGCATGGGACGAGGGGATATCCTATACAAACCCATGATCACTAAATACGAAGGCAAAACTGTTTTCTTCGCTGATGGAACATATGAAGAAGACGTAGATGCCGTCATATATTGCACTGGATATGATGTGAAATTTCCATTTTTCGACGACTCGTTGATACAACTTTTACAAATCCAAGGGAATGATGTACCCTTATACTATCGTTTATTTACTCCGATTTTTGAGAACTTGTTTTTCGTTGGGCTCATTCAGCCTTTAGGAGCTATCATGCCAATCGCAGAACTTCAAGGGAAATGGATTGGTAAATATCTTATGAATCAATATCAACTTCCTCAAAAAGAGAAAATGTGGAAATGGATTGAAGACTATAGAAATTATGTTAAAAAAAGATACGTTGCTTCTCCAAGACATACCATGCAAGTGGATTTTGATGTTTTCCTATGGCACATGAAAAAAGAAATTAAAAAAGGAGAAAAAAGAGCAAAAATAAACCCAAAAATCAATGTGAAAGCTTTATCTTATGAATTTGATCAAGCAGTTTCGAAAGTATGA
- the pyrB gene encoding aspartate carbamoyltransferase — MRWDFPHKDIIDPDQFSKKDLELIIQVTDYIVKLRKLKKNLNVLNDYIMASLFFESSTRTRLSFETAMLRLGGKVISTVGFQFSSISKGETLYDTMKMIEAYADIAVIRHPVEGSSRIAASAVSIPIINAGDGAGHHPTQALLDLYTIYKEKNTIDGLKIAFIGDLKFGRTIHSLVKLLTHYSVEMVFISPVDLAIPDSYRKDLRKKGIEFEETEDLKAFWDCDVAYVTRIQEERFVDKDEYERLKNTYVVNKSMVLASKRNTMIMHPLPRVNELSTDVDDLPNAVYFKQARYGVDIRMALLVLCLHADLPEID, encoded by the coding sequence ATGAGATGGGATTTTCCACATAAAGATATTATCGATCCTGATCAATTTTCCAAAAAAGACTTAGAGCTCATCATTCAAGTCACAGACTATATCGTAAAGTTAAGAAAGCTCAAAAAAAACTTGAATGTGTTAAACGATTACATCATGGCATCGTTATTTTTTGAGTCTTCAACACGCACAAGATTGAGCTTCGAAACTGCCATGCTGAGATTAGGTGGCAAAGTCATAAGCACAGTGGGATTTCAATTCTCCAGTATAAGCAAAGGAGAAACGCTTTATGACACTATGAAGATGATTGAAGCTTATGCTGATATAGCTGTCATCCGTCATCCTGTTGAGGGATCAAGTCGAATCGCCGCAAGTGCAGTATCCATCCCAATCATTAATGCCGGTGATGGGGCAGGGCATCATCCCACTCAAGCCCTACTGGATCTCTACACAATCTATAAAGAAAAAAACACGATTGATGGTTTGAAGATTGCCTTTATTGGTGATTTGAAATTTGGAAGAACTATCCATAGTCTCGTTAAACTCCTCACTCATTATTCAGTAGAAATGGTTTTTATTTCTCCCGTGGATTTAGCAATTCCTGATTCCTATCGAAAAGATTTGAGAAAAAAGGGGATTGAATTCGAAGAAACCGAAGACCTAAAAGCCTTCTGGGATTGTGATGTAGCATATGTAACGAGAATACAAGAAGAAAGATTCGTAGACAAAGACGAATATGAACGTCTGAAAAATACTTACGTTGTCAATAAATCCATGGTACTGGCATCGAAAAGAAATACCATGATCATGCATCCTCTACCAAGAGTGAATGAATTATCCACAGATGTGGATGATCTACCTAATGCAGTTTACTTCAAACAAGCAAGGTATGGTGTTGATATTCGGATGGCATTATTGGTTTTGTGTCTTCATGCGGATTTACCTGAAATTGATTGA
- a CDS encoding lysophospholipase, whose product METYKIVEFSLEGLDGIKLFCKGWESPDFDPEKVIVFHHGLGEHCDRYQNLINFFRDQNYSFFSYDARGHGRSTGRRGDSQSIMDFVFDLENYIYFIKRKYNISKPFLLGHSFGGLIATLFTIQHSNQEELQGLILSSPAFRIHTNIIQALKVAAGEVLYFIKPDLVLRTSLKPEDLSHNRKVVEEYRKDAFVHSFLSVRLGVEMIHTFSKIKHRLKKIKIPVWIAHSTEDKITNYLGSKELFNLISSEKKTIKLYKGFRHELFNEVSTVPLEDLKHWIQELEKNKSLI is encoded by the coding sequence ATGGAAACTTATAAGATTGTTGAATTTTCTTTAGAAGGTTTAGATGGAATCAAACTATTTTGTAAGGGCTGGGAATCTCCTGATTTTGATCCTGAAAAAGTCATAGTTTTTCATCACGGTTTAGGAGAACACTGTGATCGTTATCAGAATCTCATAAACTTTTTTCGGGACCAGAATTACTCATTTTTCAGTTATGATGCAAGAGGTCATGGCAGATCCACTGGAAGGAGAGGAGACTCTCAAAGTATAATGGATTTTGTGTTTGATTTAGAAAATTATATTTATTTTATAAAAAGAAAATATAATATTTCTAAACCTTTTCTTTTGGGACATTCTTTCGGAGGCTTAATTGCTACTCTTTTTACCATACAACATTCCAATCAAGAGGAACTACAAGGATTGATCCTCAGTTCTCCAGCTTTTAGAATCCACACTAACATCATTCAAGCCCTCAAAGTAGCTGCGGGAGAGGTATTGTATTTCATTAAGCCTGATCTTGTCCTCAGAACGAGCCTCAAACCAGAGGATTTATCCCACAATCGAAAGGTCGTCGAAGAATATCGAAAAGATGCTTTCGTTCATTCTTTTTTGAGTGTTCGGTTAGGAGTTGAAATGATTCATACTTTCTCAAAAATCAAACATCGTTTGAAGAAAATCAAAATCCCTGTTTGGATTGCTCATAGCACAGAGGATAAAATTACGAATTACCTTGGAAGTAAAGAACTCTTTAACCTCATTTCTTCTGAGAAAAAAACCATCAAGCTATACAAAGGATTTCGCCACGAACTCTTCAATGAAGTTTCAACAGTTCCCTTAGAAGATTTAAAACATTGGATACAAGAATTAGAAAAAAACAAAAGTCTAATTTAA
- a CDS encoding leucyl aminopeptidase family protein: MIKKIQNKKQEIFEVPKSIFHFHPNVLSNAPTLIPVFVETSDEVLKKALQTEEEFLPKGIFFNKKVGEVYSHKNWIFLGLGEKKKFHPEVILSSFRILGYHLANSGPEEINIFIPFYLEEVLLEFSSLDKDSQNDPWIYGISKEHEAKDRIFFDYVVNYSIEELVKTIIYAIELGGFSLGIYKKNQKNQKKTKVDIGFQVLYNSKQFADIIKEAKNLSDLTNTYRFLTSLPGNKLNPETYEQFVKNYVAKLKNQNLSVKVIKDKQLEKMGFQGVLAVGKGSSVSPRIVIVEYQGKNKKKRPLLLVGKGITFDTGGISLKPPQEMHEMKYDMAGSALVLFSVILASFLKIEYPVIGMLGLAENIPDANASRPGDVYRAWNGVTVEIQNTDAEGRLVMGDILSYGIKVYQPSVVLDFATLTGACIIALGHFAAGVMTASDTLYQKIELASRLSLERVWRLPHWSIYDEQLKSDIADIRNIGGKPAGTITAMRFLSKFVPNYVPWAHFDIAGTAWQNFGPENQKGATGWGLKFMNTFMKILEKD; encoded by the coding sequence ATGATTAAAAAAATACAAAACAAAAAGCAAGAAATTTTTGAAGTACCAAAATCTATCTTTCACTTCCATCCGAATGTTTTATCTAATGCTCCAACATTGATTCCAGTTTTTGTAGAAACTTCTGATGAGGTGTTGAAAAAAGCACTTCAAACAGAAGAAGAATTTTTACCTAAAGGAATCTTTTTCAATAAAAAAGTTGGAGAAGTTTATTCTCATAAAAATTGGATTTTCTTGGGTTTAGGAGAAAAGAAAAAATTTCATCCAGAGGTAATCCTTTCTTCCTTTCGAATTCTCGGATATCATCTGGCAAATTCAGGACCAGAAGAAATCAATATCTTTATCCCTTTTTATCTTGAAGAGGTTTTATTAGAATTCTCCTCTCTTGATAAAGACTCCCAAAATGATCCTTGGATATATGGAATTTCAAAAGAGCACGAAGCAAAAGATCGAATTTTTTTTGACTACGTTGTGAATTATTCAATTGAAGAATTAGTCAAAACCATCATTTATGCAATTGAATTGGGAGGATTTTCTTTAGGAATTTATAAAAAAAATCAAAAAAACCAAAAGAAAACCAAAGTAGATATTGGATTTCAGGTTTTGTATAATTCCAAGCAATTTGCAGATATCATAAAAGAAGCAAAAAATCTAAGTGATTTGACCAATACCTATCGATTTTTAACATCTCTTCCTGGGAATAAACTGAATCCGGAGACTTACGAACAATTTGTAAAAAACTATGTAGCCAAACTAAAAAATCAAAATCTCTCAGTTAAAGTAATTAAAGATAAACAATTAGAAAAAATGGGTTTTCAAGGGGTTTTAGCTGTTGGGAAAGGATCTTCTGTTTCACCAAGAATTGTGATAGTAGAGTATCAGGGAAAAAACAAAAAAAAGAGACCCTTACTTCTTGTCGGAAAGGGAATAACGTTTGATACAGGGGGAATTTCTTTAAAACCCCCTCAAGAAATGCATGAGATGAAATACGATATGGCAGGTAGTGCCCTCGTGTTATTTTCCGTCATCTTAGCAAGTTTTTTGAAAATTGAATACCCTGTGATCGGAATGTTAGGACTTGCTGAAAACATACCCGATGCAAATGCGTCTCGTCCCGGAGATGTCTATCGAGCTTGGAATGGCGTAACAGTAGAAATCCAAAATACAGATGCAGAAGGTCGTCTGGTGATGGGGGATATTCTATCTTATGGCATCAAAGTTTACCAACCTAGCGTTGTTTTAGATTTTGCTACATTGACAGGTGCTTGTATTATAGCCTTAGGGCATTTCGCAGCTGGTGTGATGACAGCTTCAGATACTTTATACCAAAAAATCGAATTGGCAAGTCGTCTTTCTTTGGAAAGAGTCTGGAGGTTGCCGCACTGGTCTATCTATGACGAACAATTAAAATCCGATATAGCAGATATACGAAACATTGGTGGAAAACCAGCAGGAACCATTACAGCTATGCGATTTTTATCTAAATTTGTTCCTAACTATGTACCATGGGCTCATTTTGACATCGCAGGAACCGCATGGCAAAATTTCGGTCCTGAAAATCAAAAGGGCGCAACTGGATGGGGATTAAAGTTCATGAATACTTTTATGAAAATTTTAGAGAAAGATTAA
- the bcp gene encoding thioredoxin-dependent thiol peroxidase, with product MKEILKENTIINDFSVILDDGKNVKLSSLIGKKGIILYFYPKDLTPGCTKEACGFRDAISELQNLGYNVVGVSADSVSSHQKFKEKYQLNFPLISDEQKELAEYFGVWKEKKMYGKTTMGIQRTTFIIDKNLKIIKVYPKVKVETHALDILADLKGNT from the coding sequence ATGAAGGAAATACTAAAAGAAAATACCATAATCAATGACTTTTCTGTAATCCTTGATGATGGAAAAAACGTCAAGTTATCCTCACTCATAGGGAAGAAAGGAATAATTCTTTATTTTTATCCTAAGGATTTAACCCCAGGTTGCACAAAAGAAGCTTGCGGTTTCCGTGATGCCATAAGCGAACTTCAAAACTTAGGTTACAACGTTGTTGGGGTTTCTGCTGATTCCGTGAGTTCCCATCAAAAGTTCAAAGAAAAATACCAATTGAATTTTCCTCTTATATCCGATGAACAAAAAGAATTAGCTGAGTACTTTGGAGTTTGGAAGGAGAAAAAAATGTATGGAAAGACAACTATGGGAATTCAAAGAACGACATTTATTATCGACAAGAATTTAAAAATCATCAAGGTTTATCCGAAAGTAAAGGTAGAAACCCACGCTTTAGATATCCTTGCAGACTTAAAGGGAAATACATGA
- a CDS encoding DUF2203 domain-containing protein, which yields MEQKKKIWTLEEAREVFPIIYKITDEYYRKVESLQRKMENILPEFEQEQIEEEIQNLIRIWIMKMIDMKVEVKGLWLIDFDHGKGYYCWKYNEPDILYEHDYESGFRGRRPIKDGI from the coding sequence GTGGAACAAAAAAAGAAAATTTGGACCTTAGAAGAAGCAAGAGAAGTATTCCCTATCATTTATAAAATCACAGATGAATACTACCGTAAAGTCGAGAGTTTGCAACGAAAGATGGAAAATATCTTACCTGAGTTTGAGCAAGAACAAATAGAAGAGGAAATTCAAAATCTTATTCGAATTTGGATCATGAAGATGATCGATATGAAGGTAGAAGTAAAAGGCTTATGGCTGATTGACTTTGATCACGGGAAAGGGTATTATTGTTGGAAGTATAACGAACCAGATATTTTGTATGAACACGATTATGAATCTGGTTTTCGTGGAAGAAGACCCATAAAAGATGGAATTTAA
- the trxB gene encoding thioredoxin-disulfide reductase, whose translation MELTNKVHKVVIIGSGPAAHTAAIYTARANLSPIMFEGFMAGGIAAGGQLTTTTEVENFPGFPEGISGPELMERMRKQSLKFGTTIITETITKVDFSERPFKLWREGLEDDEPVLAQSVIIATGATAKRLGIQGEETYWQKGISACAVCDGALPIFRNRPLVVVGGGDSACEEATFLTKFGSIVYMVHRRDKLRASKIMQERVFKNPKIKIIWNSVVIEALGNEVLEKVKIKNVITNEIHDLEANGLFYAIGHKPNTDPFRGFLDLDEDGYIITKPGTTQTNIPGVFAAGDVQDKKYRQAITAAGSGCMAALECEKYLESIND comes from the coding sequence ATGGAACTTACAAATAAGGTTCATAAAGTTGTTATTATTGGAAGTGGACCTGCTGCTCATACAGCTGCAATTTATACGGCAAGAGCAAACTTATCCCCTATTATGTTTGAAGGTTTCATGGCTGGCGGTATTGCCGCTGGAGGACAGCTCACAACAACAACCGAAGTAGAAAACTTTCCCGGGTTTCCAGAAGGAATTTCTGGACCAGAACTCATGGAAAGAATGAGGAAGCAATCCCTCAAGTTCGGAACAACCATAATCACGGAAACCATTACAAAAGTGGATTTCTCTGAACGTCCCTTCAAGCTATGGCGAGAAGGCTTAGAAGATGATGAACCTGTTTTAGCTCAGTCTGTGATTATTGCAACGGGAGCTACGGCAAAAAGATTAGGTATCCAGGGTGAGGAAACCTATTGGCAGAAAGGGATTTCTGCCTGTGCTGTTTGTGATGGCGCATTGCCGATTTTTCGAAACCGACCTTTAGTAGTGGTTGGTGGTGGGGACTCCGCTTGTGAGGAAGCTACTTTCTTAACAAAGTTCGGTTCGATTGTATATATGGTTCATCGAAGGGATAAACTGCGAGCTTCTAAAATCATGCAAGAAAGAGTCTTCAAGAACCCCAAAATCAAAATCATTTGGAATTCCGTAGTGATTGAGGCTTTGGGTAATGAGGTATTAGAAAAAGTCAAAATCAAAAACGTCATTACAAATGAAATTCATGACTTAGAAGCAAATGGGCTTTTTTATGCCATTGGACATAAACCAAACACAGATCCATTTCGAGGTTTTCTTGATCTTGATGAGGACGGCTATATCATAACTAAGCCGGGAACTACCCAAACAAATATTCCTGGGGTTTTCGCTGCTGGTGATGTTCAGGATAAAAAATATCGTCAAGCCATTACGGCTGCTGGATCAGGTTGTATGGCAGCTTTGGAGTGTGAAAAATACTTAGAGTCTATCAACGACTAA